The Aureitalea marina genome includes a window with the following:
- a CDS encoding helix-turn-helix domain-containing protein, translating to MKTKEQARVSSNRMMTLDQYKDKQLGLPGSPTRDQYEFDLKVKVMGDMIKAVRKERGLTQQQLGELIGVQKAQISRLERNTKNITVGTILKVFQALQAQIRFTVQLES from the coding sequence ATGAAAACTAAAGAGCAAGCACGAGTTAGTTCGAACAGGATGATGACCCTCGATCAATACAAGGACAAGCAACTTGGTCTCCCAGGTAGCCCTACCCGTGACCAATATGAATTTGATCTGAAGGTAAAGGTCATGGGTGATATGATCAAGGCAGTTCGAAAAGAACGTGGCCTGACCCAACAGCAACTTGGAGAATTAATTGGGGTACAAAAAGCCCAGATCTCCCGTTTAGAAAGGAACACCAAGAATATCACAGTTGGAACTATATTGAAAGTCTTTCAAGCCCTTCAGGCACAAATCAGATTTACCGTTCAACTCGAATCATAA